Proteins encoded by one window of Salvia splendens isolate huo1 chromosome 5, SspV2, whole genome shotgun sequence:
- the LOC121804386 gene encoding gamma-tubulin complex component 2-like isoform X1, producing MDEYHKNSLVEPSMQPLHAPTEASKQPSALEGCRSSGVDKPIGCFHAAIQELIVIDDILSALVGIDGRYISIRRVEGKDDTVSFQVDASMDLALQESAKRIFPLCESYILISQFVESRSQFKSGLVNHAFAAALRTLLLDYQAMVAQLEHQFRLGKLSVQGLWFYCQPMLGAMPALTIVIKKASASNFIGSAVLNLLQSQAKAMAGDHVVRSLLEKMSQSASQAYLVILERWVYEGVIDDPYGEFFIAENKSLQKESLTQDYYTKYWQQRYSLKDDIPSFLANAAETILTTGKYLNVMRECGHCIQVPVAENTKLTMVGSNHRYLECIKAAYDFASGELLNLIKDKYDLKGKLMSIKHYLLLDQGDFLVHFMDIAREELMKKPDEISVEKLQSLLDLALRSTAAVADPYHEDLTCCVEKTTLLKRLIELKDLQISQTISGNDDLEEPLSITGLETFSLSFKVQWPLSLVISKKALTKYQLIFRCLFHCKYVNRQLGAAWQLHQGLRRLDKQGIAISVSSLLCRNMLKFINSLLHYLTFEVLEPNWHIMDNRLQTAKSIDEVLQHHDFFLDKCLRECLLLSPVLLKKLETMKSICLQYAAAAQWLVTYSIDAPKTDSPELDKYKKLKLRTRSQTQKVTAENATVIESILKFERKFSAELQSLGPILSSSSRAEPYLTHLAQWLLGVGSD from the exons ATGGATGAATACCATAAGAACTCGCTAGTTGAACCTTCAATGCAGCCATTGCATGCACCAACTGAAGCTTCGAAGCAGCCGTCTGCACTTGAAGGATGTAGATC TTCTGGGGTGGACAAGCCCATAGGTTGCTTCCATGCAGCAATTCAG GAGTTAATTGTCATTGATGATATCTTGTCAGCATTGGTTGGGATTGACGGACGTTATATCTCTATCCGCAGAGTAGAAGGGAAGGATGATACTGTGTCCTTCCAAGTTGATGCAtctatggatttggcacttcag GAATCTGCAAAAAGAATATTTCCTTTATGCGAGAGCTACATACTTATAAGTCAGTTTGTTGAGTCAAGGTCCCAGTTCAAGAGCGGTCTTGTCAATCATGCTTTTGCAGCAGCACTTCGGACATTACTTCTT GATTACCAAGCCATGGTGGCACAACTTGAACATCAGTTTCGTCTTGGAAAACTTTCAGTTCAAGGACTATGGTTCTATTGCCAG CCAATGTTGGGGGCAATGCCAGCTTTAACCATAGTGATTAAGAAGGCTTCAGCCAGTAATTTTATTGGCTCTGCTGTTCTTAACCTCCTACAAAGCCAG GCCAAGGCCATGGCTGGTGATCATGTAGTGAGGTCTTTGCTGGAAAAGATGTCACAAAGTGCAAGCCAAGCATATCTTGTAATATTAGAGAG GTGGGTATATGAGGGTGTAATTGATGACCCATATGGGGAATTTTTTATCGCTGAGAACAAGTCTCTTCAAAAG GAAAGTCTCACGCAAGATTATTACACGAAGTATTGGCAACAACGCTACAGCTTGAAAGATGATATCCCCAGTTTCCTTGCCAATGCTGCTGAAACAATTTTGACCACGGGAAAATATCTAAATGTTATGAGAGAATGTGGGCACTGTATTCAG GTGCCTGTAGCAGAAAACACAAAGTTGACAATGGTTGGCTCTAATCATCGCTACCTTGAGTGCATTAAAGCTGCTTATGATTTTGCTAGTGGTGAATTATTGAACCTCATTAAAGACAAG TATGACTTAAAGGGAAAGCTGATGTCAATCAAACATTATCTCCTTCTCGATCAG GGTGATTTTTTGGTCCACTTCATGGATATTGCTCGGGAGGAACTCATGAAAAAGCCAGATGAAATTTCAGTTGAAAAGCTGCAG TCTCTCCTGGACCTTGCATTACGATCCACGGCAGCTGTGGCAGATCCATATCATGAAGACTTGACATGTTGTGTG GAAAAGACAACTTTATTGAAAAGGTTGATTGAACTTAAAGATCTTCAGATCAGCCAGACTATTTCCGGCAATGATGATCTCGAAGAGCCTTTGAGCATTACAGGATTGGAAACATTTTCTTTGAGTTTCAAG gttcAATGGCCGTTATCACTTGTGATCTCAAAAAAGGCTTTGACCAAATATCAGCTAATATTTCGGTGTCTGTTTCACTGCAAGTATGTGAATCGGCAACTTGGTGCTGCATGGCAGTTGCATCAA GGTCTGCGAAGACTTGATAAGCAAGGAATAGCGATTTCAGTGTCATCTTTGCTATGCCGGAATATGCTTAAGTTCATCAACAGCCTTCTGCATTATCTGACATTTGAG GTTCTCGAACCAAATTGGCATATCATGGACAATAGACTTCAGACTGCAAAGAGTATTGATGAG GTTTTACAACATCATGATTTTTTCCTTGACAAGTGTTTGAGAGAGTGCTTGCTTCTCTCACCTGTTCTTCTCAAG AAGCTAGAGACAATGAAATCGATATGCCTTCAGTATGCAGCAGCAGCGCAATGGCTGGTTACCTATTCCATCGATGCTCCCAAGACCGACAGTCCCGAGCTGGATAAATACAAGAAGTTGAAACTAAGGACGCGTTCTCAGACTCAgaaagtaacagctgaaaatGCAACTGTCATTGAATCTATCTT GAAGTTTGAGCGCAAATTTTCTGCTGAGCTTCAGAGTCTAGGACCGATATTGAGCAGTAGTTCTCGTGCAGAGCCATACTTGACTCATCTCGCACAGTGGCTTCTTGGCGTGGGAAGCGACTAA
- the LOC121801932 gene encoding transcription factor VIP1-like yields the protein MFTGKPVNSGPYFPGRAELDQMPDTPTRRAQHRRAQSETQFRFPGLDDILLDDDVMVELNLDLPPSLLPPASDAAPLRSLSLDADFFDGLKVDAPAAAEPRPKHRHSNSMDGLSELALLDPKRAKRILANRQSAARSKERKTRYTSELERKVQTLQTEATTLSAQITVLQRDAGGLTAANKELKLKLQALQQQAELREALNDSLRNELQHLKIAAGQAPSPHYFANHQSLQQLSSHNDARE from the exons ATGTTCACCGGAAAGCCCGTGAACTCAGGCCCCTACTTCCCGGGCCGGGCCGAGCTCGACCAGATGCCCGACACCCCAACCCGCCGCGCCCAGCACCGCCGCGCTCAATCGGAGACCCAATTCCGCTTCCCCGGCCTCGACGACATCCTCCTCGACGACGACGTCATGGTGGAGCTCAATCTCGACCTTCCCCCGTCGCTCCTCCCGCCGGCGAGCGACGCCGCGCCTCTGAGGAGTTTGTCGCTGGATGCCGACTTCTTCGACGGGCTCAAGGTGGATGCTCCCGCAGCGGCGGAGCCGCGGCCAAAGCATCGGCATAGCAACTCCATGGATGGGCTTTCCGAACTCGCTCTGCTTGACCCCAAGAGAGCTAAAAG GATTCTTGCGAATAGGCAATCCGCAGCGCGATCAAAAGAGCGTAAAACCCGTTACACGAGTGAGCTCGAGAGGAAGGTTCAGACTCTGCAAACTGAAGCAACCACACTATCAGCTCAGATTACAGTGTTGCAG AGGGATGCCGGTGGATTGACGGCTGCGAACAAGGAACTCAAGCTAAAGCTGCAGGCTTTGCAGCAGCAAGCAGAGCTGAGAGAAG CTCTTAATGATTCGCTGAGGAATGAGCTGCAGCATCTCAAGATTGCAGCCGGCCAAGCTCCGTCTCCTCACTACTTTGCTAACCACCAATCGCTGCAGCAGCTCAGCAGCCACAACGATGCTCGAGAGTGA
- the LOC121804386 gene encoding gamma-tubulin complex component 2-like isoform X3 has translation MDLALQESAKRIFPLCESYILISQFVESRSQFKSGLVNHAFAAALRTLLLDYQAMVAQLEHQFRLGKLSVQGLWFYCQPMLGAMPALTIVIKKASASNFIGSAVLNLLQSQAKAMAGDHVVRSLLEKMSQSASQAYLVILERWVYEGVIDDPYGEFFIAENKSLQKESLTQDYYTKYWQQRYSLKDDIPSFLANAAETILTTGKYLNVMRECGHCIQVPVAENTKLTMVGSNHRYLECIKAAYDFASGELLNLIKDKYDLKGKLMSIKHYLLLDQGDFLVHFMDIAREELMKKPDEISVEKLQSLLDLALRSTAAVADPYHEDLTCCVEKTTLLKRLIELKDLQISQTISGNDDLEEPLSITGLETFSLSFKVQWPLSLVISKKALTKYQLIFRCLFHCKYVNRQLGAAWQLHQGLRRLDKQGIAISVSSLLCRNMLKFINSLLHYLTFEVLEPNWHIMDNRLQTAKSIDEVLQHHDFFLDKCLRECLLLSPVLLKKLETMKSICLQYAAAAQWLVTYSIDAPKTDSPELDKYKKLKLRTRSQTQKVTAENATVIESILKFERKFSAELQSLGPILSSSSRAEPYLTHLAQWLLGVGSD, from the exons atggatttggcacttcag GAATCTGCAAAAAGAATATTTCCTTTATGCGAGAGCTACATACTTATAAGTCAGTTTGTTGAGTCAAGGTCCCAGTTCAAGAGCGGTCTTGTCAATCATGCTTTTGCAGCAGCACTTCGGACATTACTTCTT GATTACCAAGCCATGGTGGCACAACTTGAACATCAGTTTCGTCTTGGAAAACTTTCAGTTCAAGGACTATGGTTCTATTGCCAG CCAATGTTGGGGGCAATGCCAGCTTTAACCATAGTGATTAAGAAGGCTTCAGCCAGTAATTTTATTGGCTCTGCTGTTCTTAACCTCCTACAAAGCCAG GCCAAGGCCATGGCTGGTGATCATGTAGTGAGGTCTTTGCTGGAAAAGATGTCACAAAGTGCAAGCCAAGCATATCTTGTAATATTAGAGAG GTGGGTATATGAGGGTGTAATTGATGACCCATATGGGGAATTTTTTATCGCTGAGAACAAGTCTCTTCAAAAG GAAAGTCTCACGCAAGATTATTACACGAAGTATTGGCAACAACGCTACAGCTTGAAAGATGATATCCCCAGTTTCCTTGCCAATGCTGCTGAAACAATTTTGACCACGGGAAAATATCTAAATGTTATGAGAGAATGTGGGCACTGTATTCAG GTGCCTGTAGCAGAAAACACAAAGTTGACAATGGTTGGCTCTAATCATCGCTACCTTGAGTGCATTAAAGCTGCTTATGATTTTGCTAGTGGTGAATTATTGAACCTCATTAAAGACAAG TATGACTTAAAGGGAAAGCTGATGTCAATCAAACATTATCTCCTTCTCGATCAG GGTGATTTTTTGGTCCACTTCATGGATATTGCTCGGGAGGAACTCATGAAAAAGCCAGATGAAATTTCAGTTGAAAAGCTGCAG TCTCTCCTGGACCTTGCATTACGATCCACGGCAGCTGTGGCAGATCCATATCATGAAGACTTGACATGTTGTGTG GAAAAGACAACTTTATTGAAAAGGTTGATTGAACTTAAAGATCTTCAGATCAGCCAGACTATTTCCGGCAATGATGATCTCGAAGAGCCTTTGAGCATTACAGGATTGGAAACATTTTCTTTGAGTTTCAAG gttcAATGGCCGTTATCACTTGTGATCTCAAAAAAGGCTTTGACCAAATATCAGCTAATATTTCGGTGTCTGTTTCACTGCAAGTATGTGAATCGGCAACTTGGTGCTGCATGGCAGTTGCATCAA GGTCTGCGAAGACTTGATAAGCAAGGAATAGCGATTTCAGTGTCATCTTTGCTATGCCGGAATATGCTTAAGTTCATCAACAGCCTTCTGCATTATCTGACATTTGAG GTTCTCGAACCAAATTGGCATATCATGGACAATAGACTTCAGACTGCAAAGAGTATTGATGAG GTTTTACAACATCATGATTTTTTCCTTGACAAGTGTTTGAGAGAGTGCTTGCTTCTCTCACCTGTTCTTCTCAAG AAGCTAGAGACAATGAAATCGATATGCCTTCAGTATGCAGCAGCAGCGCAATGGCTGGTTACCTATTCCATCGATGCTCCCAAGACCGACAGTCCCGAGCTGGATAAATACAAGAAGTTGAAACTAAGGACGCGTTCTCAGACTCAgaaagtaacagctgaaaatGCAACTGTCATTGAATCTATCTT GAAGTTTGAGCGCAAATTTTCTGCTGAGCTTCAGAGTCTAGGACCGATATTGAGCAGTAGTTCTCGTGCAGAGCCATACTTGACTCATCTCGCACAGTGGCTTCTTGGCGTGGGAAGCGACTAA
- the LOC121803470 gene encoding electron transfer flavoprotein subunit alpha, mitochondrial-like isoform X1 yields MTIQALLGSIRRRSFATRVAHSSRFLSTLVLGEHKGGSIEASSLCAVEAAKRLGGDNSVSLLLAGSGPSLQEAAAHAACFHPSISKVLLADSERFTYALAEPWAKLVHLVQQKDSYSHIITGSGSFGKNVLPRAAALLDVSPITDVTEISGSNLFVRPIYAGNALSTVRYTGSNPCMLTIRATSFPTGMAPASVSNDKCIEKIDLSAFSKDDADGKSRYVSISSQEDTERPDLANARIVVTGGRGLISAENFKMIEKLAEKLGAAVGATRAAVDAGFVPNELQVGQTGKIVAPELYMAFGVSGAIQHLAGIRDSKVIVAVNKDADAPIFQVADYGLVGDLFEIIPELLEKLPEKNRQI; encoded by the exons ATGACAATTCAAGCTCTGCTCGGATCGATTCGGAGGCGTTCGTTTGCTACTCGCGTGGCCCATTCTTCGCGATTT CTTAGCACTCTGGTTTTGGGGGAGCACAAGGGCGGATCCATCGAGGCATCTTCGTTGTGTGCAGTGGAGGCTGCTAAGCGTTTGGGTGGAGACAATTCTGTGTCTTTGCTCCTTGCTGGTTCGGGTCCTTCCTTGCAGGAGGCTGCTGCTCATGCTGCTTGTTTCCACCCTTCCATTTCTAAG GTCCTTCTTGCTGATTCGGAGAGGTTCACATATGCTCTAGCAGAACCATGGGCTAAACTGGTGCATCTTGTACAACAGAAAGATAGCTATTCTCACATAATTACTGGATCAGGTTCTTTTGGAAAGAATGTTCTCCCCCGTGCAGCAGCACTTCTCGATGTTTCACCTATTACCGATGTTACAGAGATTAGTGGCTCGAATCTTTTTGTTAG GCCAATATATGCTGGAAATGCTCTTAGTACTGTTCGATACACCGGTTCAAACCCTTGTATGCTGACTATTAGGGCTACTTCATTTCCTACGGGAATGGCGCCAGCTTCGGTTTCAAATGACAAATGTATTGAGAAGATTGATCTTTCAGCCTTCAGCAAAG ATGATGCAGATGGAAAATCGAGATATGTAAGCATCTCCTCTCAGGAGGATACAGAACGCCCAGATCTGGCAAATGCACGCATTGTTGTCACTGGAGGGCGAGGTCTAATAAGTGCTGAGAATTTCAAAATGATCGAGAAGCTTGCTGAGAAACTTGGTGCTGCAG TTGGAGCTACTCGTGCTGCAGTTGATGCGGGATTCGTTCCAAATGAACTCCAG GTTGGTCAGACCGGGAAAATTGTTGCTCCGGAACTATACATGGCTTTTGGTGTTTCTGGAGCTATTCAACACTTAGCTGGCATTAGAGATTCAAAAGTCATCGTCGCTGTAAATAAAGATGCTGATGCACCGATATTTCAG GTTGCGGATTATGGACTTGTGGGTGACCTTTTTGAGATCATACCGGAATTGTTAGAGAAACTTCCTGAGAAAAATAGACAGATTTGA
- the LOC121803470 gene encoding electron transfer flavoprotein subunit alpha, mitochondrial-like isoform X2 translates to MLSTLVLGEHKGGSIEASSLCAVEAAKRLGGDNSVSLLLAGSGPSLQEAAAHAACFHPSISKVLLADSERFTYALAEPWAKLVHLVQQKDSYSHIITGSGSFGKNVLPRAAALLDVSPITDVTEISGSNLFVRPIYAGNALSTVRYTGSNPCMLTIRATSFPTGMAPASVSNDKCIEKIDLSAFSKDDADGKSRYVSISSQEDTERPDLANARIVVTGGRGLISAENFKMIEKLAEKLGAAVGATRAAVDAGFVPNELQVGQTGKIVAPELYMAFGVSGAIQHLAGIRDSKVIVAVNKDADAPIFQVADYGLVGDLFEIIPELLEKLPEKNRQI, encoded by the exons ATG CTTAGCACTCTGGTTTTGGGGGAGCACAAGGGCGGATCCATCGAGGCATCTTCGTTGTGTGCAGTGGAGGCTGCTAAGCGTTTGGGTGGAGACAATTCTGTGTCTTTGCTCCTTGCTGGTTCGGGTCCTTCCTTGCAGGAGGCTGCTGCTCATGCTGCTTGTTTCCACCCTTCCATTTCTAAG GTCCTTCTTGCTGATTCGGAGAGGTTCACATATGCTCTAGCAGAACCATGGGCTAAACTGGTGCATCTTGTACAACAGAAAGATAGCTATTCTCACATAATTACTGGATCAGGTTCTTTTGGAAAGAATGTTCTCCCCCGTGCAGCAGCACTTCTCGATGTTTCACCTATTACCGATGTTACAGAGATTAGTGGCTCGAATCTTTTTGTTAG GCCAATATATGCTGGAAATGCTCTTAGTACTGTTCGATACACCGGTTCAAACCCTTGTATGCTGACTATTAGGGCTACTTCATTTCCTACGGGAATGGCGCCAGCTTCGGTTTCAAATGACAAATGTATTGAGAAGATTGATCTTTCAGCCTTCAGCAAAG ATGATGCAGATGGAAAATCGAGATATGTAAGCATCTCCTCTCAGGAGGATACAGAACGCCCAGATCTGGCAAATGCACGCATTGTTGTCACTGGAGGGCGAGGTCTAATAAGTGCTGAGAATTTCAAAATGATCGAGAAGCTTGCTGAGAAACTTGGTGCTGCAG TTGGAGCTACTCGTGCTGCAGTTGATGCGGGATTCGTTCCAAATGAACTCCAG GTTGGTCAGACCGGGAAAATTGTTGCTCCGGAACTATACATGGCTTTTGGTGTTTCTGGAGCTATTCAACACTTAGCTGGCATTAGAGATTCAAAAGTCATCGTCGCTGTAAATAAAGATGCTGATGCACCGATATTTCAG GTTGCGGATTATGGACTTGTGGGTGACCTTTTTGAGATCATACCGGAATTGTTAGAGAAACTTCCTGAGAAAAATAGACAGATTTGA
- the LOC121804386 gene encoding gamma-tubulin complex component 2-like isoform X2, with protein MHQLKLRSSRLHLKDVDRNSGVDKPIGCFHAAIQELIVIDDILSALVGIDGRYISIRRVEGKDDTVSFQVDASMDLALQESAKRIFPLCESYILISQFVESRSQFKSGLVNHAFAAALRTLLLDYQAMVAQLEHQFRLGKLSVQGLWFYCQPMLGAMPALTIVIKKASASNFIGSAVLNLLQSQAKAMAGDHVVRSLLEKMSQSASQAYLVILERWVYEGVIDDPYGEFFIAENKSLQKESLTQDYYTKYWQQRYSLKDDIPSFLANAAETILTTGKYLNVMRECGHCIQVPVAENTKLTMVGSNHRYLECIKAAYDFASGELLNLIKDKYDLKGKLMSIKHYLLLDQGDFLVHFMDIAREELMKKPDEISVEKLQSLLDLALRSTAAVADPYHEDLTCCVEKTTLLKRLIELKDLQISQTISGNDDLEEPLSITGLETFSLSFKVQWPLSLVISKKALTKYQLIFRCLFHCKYVNRQLGAAWQLHQGLRRLDKQGIAISVSSLLCRNMLKFINSLLHYLTFEVLEPNWHIMDNRLQTAKSIDEVLQHHDFFLDKCLRECLLLSPVLLKKLETMKSICLQYAAAAQWLVTYSIDAPKTDSPELDKYKKLKLRTRSQTQKVTAENATVIESILKFERKFSAELQSLGPILSSSSRAEPYLTHLAQWLLGVGSD; from the exons ATGCACCAACTGAAGCTTCGAAGCAGCCGTCTGCACTTGAAGGATGTAGATCGCAA TTCTGGGGTGGACAAGCCCATAGGTTGCTTCCATGCAGCAATTCAG GAGTTAATTGTCATTGATGATATCTTGTCAGCATTGGTTGGGATTGACGGACGTTATATCTCTATCCGCAGAGTAGAAGGGAAGGATGATACTGTGTCCTTCCAAGTTGATGCAtctatggatttggcacttcag GAATCTGCAAAAAGAATATTTCCTTTATGCGAGAGCTACATACTTATAAGTCAGTTTGTTGAGTCAAGGTCCCAGTTCAAGAGCGGTCTTGTCAATCATGCTTTTGCAGCAGCACTTCGGACATTACTTCTT GATTACCAAGCCATGGTGGCACAACTTGAACATCAGTTTCGTCTTGGAAAACTTTCAGTTCAAGGACTATGGTTCTATTGCCAG CCAATGTTGGGGGCAATGCCAGCTTTAACCATAGTGATTAAGAAGGCTTCAGCCAGTAATTTTATTGGCTCTGCTGTTCTTAACCTCCTACAAAGCCAG GCCAAGGCCATGGCTGGTGATCATGTAGTGAGGTCTTTGCTGGAAAAGATGTCACAAAGTGCAAGCCAAGCATATCTTGTAATATTAGAGAG GTGGGTATATGAGGGTGTAATTGATGACCCATATGGGGAATTTTTTATCGCTGAGAACAAGTCTCTTCAAAAG GAAAGTCTCACGCAAGATTATTACACGAAGTATTGGCAACAACGCTACAGCTTGAAAGATGATATCCCCAGTTTCCTTGCCAATGCTGCTGAAACAATTTTGACCACGGGAAAATATCTAAATGTTATGAGAGAATGTGGGCACTGTATTCAG GTGCCTGTAGCAGAAAACACAAAGTTGACAATGGTTGGCTCTAATCATCGCTACCTTGAGTGCATTAAAGCTGCTTATGATTTTGCTAGTGGTGAATTATTGAACCTCATTAAAGACAAG TATGACTTAAAGGGAAAGCTGATGTCAATCAAACATTATCTCCTTCTCGATCAG GGTGATTTTTTGGTCCACTTCATGGATATTGCTCGGGAGGAACTCATGAAAAAGCCAGATGAAATTTCAGTTGAAAAGCTGCAG TCTCTCCTGGACCTTGCATTACGATCCACGGCAGCTGTGGCAGATCCATATCATGAAGACTTGACATGTTGTGTG GAAAAGACAACTTTATTGAAAAGGTTGATTGAACTTAAAGATCTTCAGATCAGCCAGACTATTTCCGGCAATGATGATCTCGAAGAGCCTTTGAGCATTACAGGATTGGAAACATTTTCTTTGAGTTTCAAG gttcAATGGCCGTTATCACTTGTGATCTCAAAAAAGGCTTTGACCAAATATCAGCTAATATTTCGGTGTCTGTTTCACTGCAAGTATGTGAATCGGCAACTTGGTGCTGCATGGCAGTTGCATCAA GGTCTGCGAAGACTTGATAAGCAAGGAATAGCGATTTCAGTGTCATCTTTGCTATGCCGGAATATGCTTAAGTTCATCAACAGCCTTCTGCATTATCTGACATTTGAG GTTCTCGAACCAAATTGGCATATCATGGACAATAGACTTCAGACTGCAAAGAGTATTGATGAG GTTTTACAACATCATGATTTTTTCCTTGACAAGTGTTTGAGAGAGTGCTTGCTTCTCTCACCTGTTCTTCTCAAG AAGCTAGAGACAATGAAATCGATATGCCTTCAGTATGCAGCAGCAGCGCAATGGCTGGTTACCTATTCCATCGATGCTCCCAAGACCGACAGTCCCGAGCTGGATAAATACAAGAAGTTGAAACTAAGGACGCGTTCTCAGACTCAgaaagtaacagctgaaaatGCAACTGTCATTGAATCTATCTT GAAGTTTGAGCGCAAATTTTCTGCTGAGCTTCAGAGTCTAGGACCGATATTGAGCAGTAGTTCTCGTGCAGAGCCATACTTGACTCATCTCGCACAGTGGCTTCTTGGCGTGGGAAGCGACTAA